GACCGTTCCGGATGAATTTGTACAGTGGAGAATCAGGTACAGAGTTCAGGTCACCACACAAGATGACAGGATAGTAGCTGCCTTCAGTAGTTTTTGCAATCTTGTCAATCTCTGCTAGGAGCAAGGCCATCTGTGCAAGTTTGACATCTCCCCGCCGGGGATTGTACAACACATGAGTGTTGGCCACGCACAAAGGACTGACCATCTTCAGATCCAAGCCCTCTGGGAGCAGAGGCTGTAGTAGCAGCACCAAGCCCACATTATCCCGATTGAGGATGTCCAGACCAGGCCGGAAATATTCTATTGGGCTGACACTGATCAGCTGAAACTTGCTATGCTTATAGCATACTGCACAGCCATCTGTTTTCCTCCCAGTTCTCCGTTTGTAGAAGCATGCAAAGCCTGAAGAAAAACCAACACCCATTAGAAGGCTTATCTGGCCACTTCCTCAGCCTCCCCACCATTAGTTGGAGGGTTCAGCAAGGCTATATAGCGGAAGAGGTCCCTACTATACATCTTAGGAGGCTGACTTTCAATCCAGTAGACTTGTCCAGGAGGAAGCTTTCTCCAACACCTATGCATTCTCATCTTGCTAACTGTCAACTTGTTTTCTATAACACACCTGGGCTATAACTATAAAAGTCCTCAGCTTTCAGTGGCCAATGAGCAAATCTACTCGCAGAGCACTGGTTGTTTAGTAATGTAACACTTCACATTGCCtatcagtcttccttcagctcTTGGTTCTCTATAGCCAAAAGCAATGTCGGAGCACCTAATAGGACTCAATGCTGGGAGTTCAACCTCTACTCCTTTGGCTCACAGCATTATGCCAAATTCTGTCCCAGTAATCCTAGTTCATCGTCAAgagtcttttttctctccttggaGACCAGAACCATCTCGGTTACATTAGTTTGTCAGCTGGGAGAAAGATCAGTTACAAAAGAAGCTGAGTAAGAACTAGATTGAAGGGGGGAAATGTCTAGGCAGAGAGTTCAGAAGTAGGGCCGGCAGCTACCCAAAGAAACAGGGAGAAGAGCTTTCTCAAGACTGAAGGCTTTGAAAACTTACAGAGGAAGAACACTGCGGCCAGCTGCTGTGAGTTGGAGCTACAGACACTAAAAAGCAGGACATACCCATCATCCTGAACGTCGGTTCCAGCTGCTCCCAGTAATGGTTCTCTTGTACCTCCTGAAGACACAGAACCTGGAAGGAAGGCAGAGACCTCACTCGCTCCATTAGTATTTGCCAGCTACCTTGttttggagaaggaaggaagtgaAAAAGTGCACCCACATACTAACCCTGCAACTAGAAAGGTCATCTCTGCAACTCTGTTCTGCACTTCCCAGCTAGAGAACAACTTTCTGGGTCACATCAGTTTCTCTTTCAGTTATCCagtgatgaggcagaagctcctTCATCACCCAGAGAGGACTCAGGGAATAGAGAAAATCATGAAGTCCTTTTCTATGTACTTTTTACCTTCTGTACTGCCTTATAAGCCTGGTCCCTTCCCCTGAAAACAAATTACCTCTTCTTCATCCACTTCTACTCTTCAAGGAGTTAAGCCCTGCTGTCAAAGTATGACTACTTTCTACAGGGACACAGTACACCTTACACCTAAGGCCTCTGATAGTCTCAAAAGCATCAGCTTTAAGTTGCCAAGCAGGTGGCACCTtcccaggactttttttttccccatcttcttaaaaaaataaaaataaaataaaataaaaaaagacatgctGTTAGATCAAAAAACAAGGAATTCAAATTCTGGTGACGCTAATGTGGCAGGAGCTTAGTCGTTACTCACATCAGGATCCCAGTGCTGGATTTCCTGCAAAATGTTTGGAAGGCGGTAGTTCCAGTTCAGGATGTCTGGATGGCAGTGTAGGTAGAGATCAAGACCCTGTTCCACCAGGTCCTGGGCCAGAATGTTGTAAGACATCACCCGAAATTCAAAGAGGGACATGTTTCTTGAGACCTGCTCTAGCACATAAGGCTGGACAGAAAGATCCTCCCAGTCTCTCCATAAAATCTCTATATGCAAGAGACAAGAAGCCAGGTTAGAGCCATGCTGGGTACTCTACTGATACTTTTGTGTCCCTGGGATCCAGAAAATAGCCAATCTAATTCTCTAACCTAGGGTGTCCTAGCCTCTGAGTAAACCCTCATCCAGACtggatttggggtgtttttttgacTCATCTGGACAGCTGTCAAAGGATGGGATAACAGAAGACCAGAGTCAAGCATACTGAAAAACTCAACCACATTTTGGGTACTTTTTGTAATAGGAGGTCAGCACTTAGGCACAACTCCTGGGAAATGAGCATATCAATAACTGACAGTCTAATAGCACAGAGAACCCTAGCTGTAACCAGCCCTCCCTCAGCAAAAGCTCACTTTATAGTTTTTGTTAGCAGATCCTGTCAGTTCTGTATGGACACATACAATCAATGTCTCATTGACAGCAAGCCCAGACACATACAAAAACTTGATAAGGTTCACTACAAATGCAAATCCCAAACTAAACATTAGATTCAGAGTTGTTACTACTGACCATGGTAGGGTACCTCTGTTGGAAGAGGCTGAAAATGTTCCATATCCTGAACGGTCCAGGCTGGGGGCTCCACTGGCACTATCTCTGCATCACGTGCTAAGCTCCATGCCAGCACAGCTGGGTCTTCATTCTGCCCTTCTACATCTATAGCGGTACAGCCAACTATCTGGTGATCAGCCTGTGGCATTACAGCTGCCCAACAGGCACTGCCTACTACAGCCACTGTTTCCTCTGCTGGTAATTTTGCCAGTTCAGCCACTGCATGATCTTGTGGTTCTGAAGATGACAAGGTGTGTAGCTCTGTGAGCTGCTGACCAGCACACCATGTGACTTCTGGAGCCGAATTCAGGTCGCTAAGGCTAGTCATCAATAGCTCTGAACCTTCTAACCAGTCACTAGCGAGTTTAGCCGATACTTTCCCCACTGCTGGAGCGCTCTCACTGGTTGGTAAATTCCCTGTTCCTTCCTCCAGCCACTGCTGGAGCAGGGCTTCTTGCTCTTCTGGGACCGACCTTCCTCTGGTTGCAGCAAAGATGCCCTCTACCTGGGTGGACACGCTCTTCGCCAGAAGCACATTCTTTCGACAGGTAAAGAAAGcatctgcccccccccaaaaaaaaaaaataattagtcaGTTTTGTGTTGATTTTTCCtcattcactgtttttctttaagcACTGCTGCAACTCAGTGCCATAGAACCATCAATGCAGCAACCAAAATAAGTGACCtctctgaagaaaaacaattatAGTCCAAGTAACTTACCCTGCCTCTTACGGAATGTTAGGCCACTGTCCAATTTTAGCTATGTTAGTCAAAGTCACTGAAACTGTACAGGATGACAGTTGCTTTACCAGCCCTAAAGAATGCAGTTCTAGCACAGGCGGCACCACAGCCAGTCAGCCAAGCTAAAAAGTGTGGAAATTGTATTAGCTCTCAGCGACATATCTAAAGCTACAGCCTGTAGAAGTTAGCTTAACGGGGTTCATGGGTTAAGAAGCAAAGCTCTTGCAGGTGACCACTTCTCAGAAATTTTGAAGCAGGTTTCTTCCCAGGGATTCAATAGGGAAGCTGAAAGGATGGAAAACAGTTGTTTAACATATCATTGAAGTGTGCTATAGAAGAAAACtgtcctttaattaaaaaattaagaataaaagcAGCAGAGGGACCAATATGAGAAGTTAAAAAGCTCATGAGACAGAATATAACCATAGAAGGAGTCCTGATAAGAAGAATTATAGACCAATTGATGACTGACATctgcaataaataataaaaaaaaaccctgctgctcACCTAGCACTTTTGAATATACTAGTGCTGGTGAGGTAAAGTTGAAAAAGAGAATCTTTCCACTTGGACCTATATGAGAGATCACGGCATTGATCTTTTGCTATGAATCCTGCACAGATATAGTTCCTCCTGTTGACCAGCAGTTTCTGCTATCTACATAtcacttttttctctgctgcatccCTGCAAGAGTCAGTCACCCAGAACAGTAACATACAGAGGTCAGCAGTATCTGTGAATGCTTTTACTGATATCTTCTGTGTCAATGCTTTTTGTATGCGGCAGAAATGTAGCATTAAGAGCCATATTCCTCTTTGTAGTTTTGTAATTAAATTCATGAATGTCAGAAACACAAATGCATCAATGCAATATTTTTGTACACCATTACTTGAAGAGTGGTTATTATAAGAGAAGAATTGAATTTCAAAAGAGTCAGCTAGCTTGTCACTATAACCACAATTTATCGGTGGCTGCTACAGACCAGAGAATAGCTTCAGATGGGAATGTGGCTTTACATCAGCACAGTCACCAGGGACTGTGAAGTACCAGCTGGATCTAAGAGACTAAGGAAAATCTTCATGTGTGCTAAACAAGAGACCATCCATA
This is a stretch of genomic DNA from Apteryx mantelli isolate bAptMan1 chromosome 4, bAptMan1.hap1, whole genome shotgun sequence. It encodes these proteins:
- the ANGEL1 gene encoding protein angel homolog 1 isoform X1, which codes for MIGTVLCYVLLPAARLLRALRDAFFTCRKNVLLAKSVSTQVEGIFAATRGRSVPEEQEALLQQWLEEGTGNLPTSESAPAVGKVSAKLASDWLEGSELLMTSLSDLNSAPEVTWCAGQQLTELHTLSSSEPQDHAVAELAKLPAEETVAVVGSACWAAVMPQADHQIVGCTAIDVEGQNEDPAVLAWSLARDAEIVPVEPPAWTVQDMEHFQPLPTEVPYHEILWRDWEDLSVQPYVLEQVSRNMSLFEFRVMSYNILAQDLVEQGLDLYLHCHPDILNWNYRLPNILQEIQHWDPDVLCLQEVQENHYWEQLEPTFRMMGFACFYKRRTGRKTDGCAVCYKHSKFQLISVSPIEYFRPGLDILNRDNVGLVLLLQPLLPEGLDLKMVSPLCVANTHVLYNPRRGDVKLAQMALLLAEIDKIAKTTEGSYYPVILCGDLNSVPDSPLYKFIRNGQLSYHGMPAWKVSGQEDFSQQLHPRKLLAPLWPSSLGVTDNCQYVSLCPSKKLDRRKYSRDFLLQFHFCNVACERPPQLILLEGVTDAKPDRPARRPKHAAVVNDPDPQPFFPRSSGVIQHGLNLTSVYSHFLPQRRRPEVTTMPMGLGATVDYIFYSAEPVENGNRGGRRLYQDGALKLLGRLSLLSEDVLLMANGLPNPFCSSDHLCLLASFGLEISSLREG